Below is a genomic region from Borreliella burgdorferi B31.
AAAAAAGATTTGGAAGGCATCTTATCTACTTGTAGATTTGTTATTATATTTTGATTTTAATATTGGCTGTAGATTATTGATTTATCAAAAATTTTATAAAATAAAGAAAAATTTAGAATTAATCACTGTATAAAAATATATAAAGCTTCAAAAATGAAAAAGTTAATTTGTGCAAAAAATAAAAAACTTTATCTAAGATGATTGTTTGCAAATTTAAATATGTTGTTGTATATTTAATATTATTCAGTTTAGTAAACTACTGACGTAAGATTTGAGTAAGAATCAGCATTTTTTAATAAATAATATTATTTATTAAAAATGCTGATTCTTACTTTATTTTTTCAATGTATAGTCTTGGCTATTTTTGTTAAGCTTTCATTAATAGCTTCTAGTGCTAACTTAGATAAAGCATCAACAGTTTTATTAGCAGCATTATTAACAAGAACTCTAATATTATCACCATCACCACTTGGTTTTCGACCCATTTTCACAGCAAATTCCCCGTTCTTAGCCATTCCTCTCAAAACAATAGCAGCAGCAATCTGATTATCTTTTTCCATATTCCCCTTGAATGCAGTAGCATCCGAATCGTCATTTCCTCCAATGGCAGCTTCAATCGGATTTGTAGCTTCATCCGCATTCTTCCCCTTTGGCTCCTCACCACCACTTTTAACGGTTTTAGTAGCAGCACAACAATAGATCCTAATATCTGCTCTCCACTAACACTTTCAATAGCTTTAGTAGCCTTTTTAATATCAAATGGATTAGCTCCTCTTCCAATCTCAGGTGGAATGACT
It encodes:
- a CDS encoding variable large family protein, giving the protein MRIYCCAATKTVKSGGEEPKGKNADEATNPIEAAIGGNDDSDATAFKGNMEKDNQIAAAIVLRGMAKNGEFAVKMGRKPSGDGDNIRVLVNNAANKTVDALSKLALEAINESLTKIAKTIH